A part of Salvelinus alpinus chromosome 23, SLU_Salpinus.1, whole genome shotgun sequence genomic DNA contains:
- the LOC139550883 gene encoding transcription initiation factor IIB-like: MASTSRGDGQALPKVQCPNHPDSMLVEDYRAGDMICPECGLVVGDRVIDVGSEWRTFTNEKATKDPSRVGDAQNPLLNGGDLTTMISKGTGAASFDEFGNSKYQNRRTMSSSDRAMLNAFKEITTMADRINLPRNIIDRTNNLFKQVYEQKSLKGRANDAIASACLYIACRQEGVPRTFKEICAVSRISKKEIGRCFKLILKALETSVDLITTGDFMSRFCSNLGLPKQVQMAATYIARKAVEQDLVPGRSPISVAAAAIYMASQASAEKKTQKEIGDIAGVADVTIRQSYRLIYPRAADLFPPDFKFHTPVDKLPQL, encoded by the exons ATGGCGTCAACAAGCCG TGGAGACGGCCAGGCCCTTCCTAAGGTGCAGTGTCCCAACCACCCAGACTCCATGCTGGTGGAAGACTACAGAGCAGGGGATATGATCTGCCCCGAGTGTGGGCTTGTAGTGG GTGACAGGGTGATTGACGTCGGCTCAGAGTGGAGGACGTTCACCAATGAGAAAGCCACCAAAGACCCGTCTAGAGTGGGCGACGCCCAGAACCCACTCCTCAACGGGGGAGACTTGACCACCATGATCAGCAAG GGAACAGGCGCGGCTAGTTTTGACGAGTTCGGCAACTCCAAGTACCAGAACCGGCGGACTATGAGCAGTTCAGACCGCGCCATGCTAAACGCCTTCAAAGAGATTACCACCATGGCCGACCGGATCAACCTACCAAGGAACATCATA GACCGAACAAATAACTTATTTAAGCAAGTGTACGAACAGAAGAGCCTGAAGGGCCGGGCCAACGACGCCATCGCATCAGCCTGCCTTTACATCGCCTGCAGACAAGAGGGCGTGCCTCGGACGTTTAAAG AGATCTGCGCGGTGTCCCGCATCTCCAAGAAGGAGATCGGCCGCTGCTTCAAGCTGATCCTCAAGGCCCTGGAGACCAGCGTGGACCTCATCACCACCGGAGACTTCATGTCCCGCTTCTGCTCCAACCTGGGCCTGCCTAAGCAGGTGCAGATGGCGGCCACCTACATCGCCCGGAAGGCCGTGGAGCAGGACCTGGTGCCCGGCAGGAGCCCCATCTCTGTGGCCGCCGCCGCCATCTACATGGCCTCCCAGGCCTCCGCCGAGAAGAAGACCCAGAAAG AGATTGGAGACATCGCCGGTGTGGCAGACGTCACAATCAGACAGTCGTACCGACTCATCTACCCCCGAGCAGCCGACCTCTTCCCCCCGGACTTCAAATTCCACACCCCTGTGGACAAATTGCCCCAGCTGTGA